The following are encoded together in the Zingiber officinale cultivar Zhangliang chromosome 8A, Zo_v1.1, whole genome shotgun sequence genome:
- the LOC122011730 gene encoding probable WRKY transcription factor 41, which produces MNGAVDVGSLLRLLSQAEQQTRQLIGEVNAAENHYHREVLLQQILSNLKEAIATAKLMEPEPPLASHLPPQVQPSSSPPVSNCSSPRSESSERVLFKEHERREMCKKRKTLPKWTNRVRVVGGRLAEGLEDGHSWRKYGQKEILGAMHPRGYYRCTHRNTAGCLATKQVQRLDDDPCVFDITYRGDHTCLRNPQALLTPAVEEPATSQSHDRSPPLLQEIEDPLHEQQSQALSSDFFLPCSSNQMASFPPQSLAFSSMAAVDHNNDCYTGSISPLFVSAVTWDSNHFSVTPSHVAVRPNATPDSELAEIVSAATLPINSPRMNANFMQDHVELSPSFNFDPSNFLG; this is translated from the exons ATGAATGGCGCCGTCGATGTTGGTTCCCTGCTCAGGCTGCTGTCGCAGGCGGAGCAGCAAACAAGGCAGCTCATCGGGGAGGTCAACGCAGCCGAGAATCATTACCATCGCGAAGTTCTGCTGCAGCAGATACTGTCTAATTTAAAGGAAGCCATCGCCACTGCTAAGCTCATGGAGCCGGAGCCGCCTTTGGCGTCCCACCTGCCGCCGCAAGTACAACCTTCGAGCTCGCCGCCGGTGTCCAACTGCAGCAGCCCCCGTAGCGAGAGCTCCGAGAGGGTACTGTTCAAGGAGCACGAACGCAGGGAGATGTGCAAGAAGAG AAAAACTCTACCAAAATGGACGAACCGAGTTCGCGTTGTCGGCGGCAGGCTGGCAGAGGGATTGGAAGATGGACACAGCTGGAGGAAGTATGGGCAGAAGGAGATCCTTGGAGCTATGCATCCAAG AGGTTATTACAGATGCACTCACCGTAACACCGCCGGCTGCCTCGCCACAAAACAAGTGCAGAGATTGGACGACGACCCCTGCGTCTTCGACATCACCTACCGCGGCGATCACACCTGCCTGCGGAATCCGCAAGCGCTGCTAACTCCGGCGGTAGAGGAACCGGCCACGAGCCAAAGTCATGACCGCAGCCCTCCTCTGCTACAGGAAATAGAGGATCCTCTCCATGAACAGCAGAGCCAAGCTCTGAGCTCTGACTTCTTCCTGCCTTGCTCTTCCAACCAAATGGCAAGTTTTCCTCCTCAGAGCCTCGCCTTCTCGTCGATGGCGGCCGTTGACCACAATAATGACTGTTACACCGGGAGCATCTCTCCCCTCTTCGTTTCTGCAGTGACCTGGGACTCCAATCACTTCTCTGTGACTCCTTCTCATGTTGCAGTTCGTCCGAATGCTACTCCCGACTCTGAACTCGCTGAGATTGTCTCGGCGGCAACTTTGCCGATCAACTCACCGAGGATGAACGCGAATTTTATGCAGGACCATGTGGAACTTTCCCCCTCGTTCAACTTTGATCCATCCAACTTTCTCGGGTAG